The following proteins are encoded in a genomic region of Hoeflea phototrophica DFL-43:
- the rpoB gene encoding DNA-directed RNA polymerase subunit beta, protein MAQTLSFNGRRRVRKIFGKIPEVAEMPNLIEVQKASYDQFLMVEEPQGGRTDEGLQAVFKSVFPISDFSGSAMLEFVSYEFEHPKFDVEECRQRDLTYSAPLKVTLRLIVFDIDEDTGAKSIKDIKEQNVYMGDMPLMTDNGTFIVNGTERVIVSQMHRSPGVFFDHDKGKSHSSGKLLFAARVIPYRGSWLDIEFDAKDIVHARIDRRRKIPVSSLLMALGMDAEEILSTFYTHSVYSRDGEGWRIPFQPETLKGQKTIVDMIDADSNEVVVEAGKKLTPRLLRQLTEKGVKSIKATDEDLYGSYLAEDIVNPETGEVFLEAGDEIDEKTLPVLAEAGLDEIPVLDIDHINVGAYIRNTLAADKNESRQDALFDIYRVMRPGEPPTMESAEAMFQSLFFDSERYDLSAVGRVKMNMRLDLDAEDTVRVLRKDDILAVVKTLVSLRDGKGEIDDIDNLGNRRVRSVGELMENQYRLGLLRMERAIKERMSSIEIDTVMPQDLINAKPAAAAVREFFGSSQLSQFMDQVNPLSEITHKRRLSALGPGGLTRERAGFEVRDVHPTHYGRICPIETPEGPNIGLINSLATFARVNKYGFIESPYRKIKDGKVTEEVVYLSAMEEAKYHVAQANAELSEDGSLVDEFIVSRHAGDVMMTPRENIDLMDVSPRQLVSVAAALIPFLENDDANRALMGSNMQRQAVPLVRAEAPFVGTGMEPIVARDSGAAIAARRGGVVDQVDATRIVIRATEDMEASRSGVDIYRLQKFQRSNQNTCINQRPLVTVGDVINKGDIIADGPSTDLGDLALGRNVLVAFMPWNGYNYEDSILLSERIVSDDVFTSIHIDEFEVMARDTKLGPEEITRDIPNVSEEALRNLDEAGIVYIGAEVAPGDILVGKITPKGESPMTPEEKLLRAIFGEKASDVRDTSMRMPPGTYGTVVEVRVFNRHGVEKDERAMAIEREEIERLAKDRDDEQAILDRNVYGRLSDMLKGKAAIAGPKGFKKGAEVTEEAIAEYPRSQWWMFAVEDEKLQGEIEALRAQYDDSKKLLESRFMDKVEKVQRGDELPPGVMKMVKVFVAVKRKIQPGDKMAGRHGNKGVVSRILPCEDMPFLEDGTHVDIVLNPLGVPSRMNVGQILETHLGWACAGMGKQIGEMLDAYNAGGEIQPLRDTIDSVIGTGPKGEPTKQYDDPSIVRLAEQTRRGVSIATPVFDGAVEADINIMLEQAGLNVSGQSTLYDGRTGETFDRPVTVGYIYMLKLNHLVDDKIHARSIGPYSLVTQQPLGGKAQFGGQRFGEMEVWALEAYGAAYTLQEMLTVKSDDVAGRTKVYEAIVRGDDTFEAGIPESFNVLVKEMRSLGLNVELESAKIDGIADQDELPDAAE, encoded by the coding sequence ATGGCTCAGACCCTTTCCTTCAATGGTCGTAGGCGCGTACGCAAGATCTTCGGTAAAATCCCGGAAGTGGCAGAGATGCCGAACCTCATCGAGGTTCAGAAGGCATCTTATGACCAGTTTCTGATGGTGGAGGAGCCGCAGGGCGGCCGCACCGACGAAGGATTGCAGGCAGTTTTCAAATCGGTTTTTCCGATTTCCGACTTTTCCGGCAGCGCAATGCTGGAATTCGTGTCCTATGAGTTCGAACATCCAAAGTTCGATGTTGAGGAATGCCGCCAGCGTGATCTGACCTATTCGGCGCCGCTCAAGGTGACACTTCGCCTGATCGTGTTTGATATCGACGAGGACACAGGCGCCAAGTCGATCAAGGACATCAAGGAGCAGAACGTCTACATGGGCGACATGCCGCTCATGACCGACAACGGCACCTTCATCGTCAACGGCACCGAGCGCGTTATCGTTTCGCAGATGCACCGGTCGCCTGGCGTGTTCTTCGACCACGACAAGGGCAAGAGCCATTCCTCGGGCAAGCTGCTGTTTGCGGCCCGCGTGATCCCTTATCGCGGTTCCTGGCTCGACATCGAGTTTGACGCCAAGGACATTGTCCACGCCCGTATCGACCGTCGCCGCAAGATCCCGGTGTCGTCGCTGCTGATGGCTCTCGGCATGGATGCCGAAGAGATCCTGTCGACCTTCTACACCCATTCGGTCTACAGCCGTGACGGTGAGGGCTGGCGGATTCCGTTCCAGCCTGAAACCCTCAAGGGCCAGAAGACAATCGTCGACATGATCGACGCTGATTCGAACGAAGTCGTCGTTGAGGCCGGCAAGAAGCTGACCCCGCGTCTGCTGCGCCAGCTCACCGAAAAGGGCGTCAAGTCGATCAAGGCAACGGATGAGGACCTGTATGGTTCCTATCTCGCTGAGGACATCGTCAATCCCGAAACAGGTGAGGTCTTCCTCGAAGCCGGGGACGAGATTGACGAAAAGACCCTTCCGGTGCTTGCCGAGGCGGGTCTTGATGAGATTCCGGTGCTCGACATCGATCACATCAATGTCGGTGCCTATATCCGCAACACCCTTGCTGCCGATAAGAACGAGAGCCGCCAGGACGCGCTGTTCGATATCTACCGTGTGATGCGTCCAGGCGAGCCGCCCACCATGGAATCGGCGGAAGCCATGTTCCAGTCGCTGTTCTTCGATTCCGAGCGCTACGACCTTTCGGCCGTTGGCCGGGTCAAGATGAACATGCGCCTTGATCTCGATGCCGAGGACACGGTGCGGGTTCTGCGCAAGGACGACATCCTTGCCGTCGTCAAGACTCTCGTCTCGCTGCGTGATGGCAAGGGCGAAATCGACGACATCGACAACCTCGGCAACCGCCGGGTTCGTTCCGTCGGCGAACTGATGGAAAACCAGTATCGTCTTGGTCTGCTGCGCATGGAGCGCGCCATCAAGGAGCGCATGTCGTCGATCGAGATCGACACTGTCATGCCGCAGGACCTGATCAACGCCAAGCCCGCGGCCGCTGCCGTGCGCGAATTCTTCGGCTCGTCGCAGCTGTCGCAGTTCATGGACCAGGTCAATCCGCTCTCCGAGATCACCCACAAGCGCCGTCTTTCGGCACTTGGACCGGGCGGTCTGACCCGTGAACGCGCTGGCTTCGAGGTCCGTGACGTTCACCCGACACACTATGGCCGTATCTGCCCGATCGAAACGCCGGAAGGCCCGAACATCGGTCTGATCAACTCGCTGGCCACCTTTGCCCGGGTCAACAAGTACGGCTTCATCGAAAGCCCGTACCGGAAGATCAAGGACGGCAAGGTCACTGAGGAAGTGGTCTACCTGTCGGCTATGGAAGAGGCGAAGTATCACGTTGCCCAGGCCAATGCGGAGCTGAGCGAAGACGGCTCTCTCGTCGACGAATTCATCGTCAGCCGCCATGCCGGCGACGTGATGATGACGCCGCGTGAGAACATCGATCTGATGGACGTGTCACCGCGTCAGCTGGTCTCGGTGGCTGCTGCCTTGATCCCGTTCCTGGAGAACGATGACGCCAACCGTGCGCTCATGGGATCGAACATGCAGCGTCAGGCTGTGCCGCTGGTTCGTGCCGAAGCACCGTTCGTGGGCACCGGTATGGAGCCGATTGTGGCGCGTGACTCGGGCGCTGCGATTGCGGCCCGCCGCGGCGGTGTGGTCGATCAGGTCGATGCGACCCGTATCGTGATCCGTGCCACCGAGGACATGGAAGCGTCGCGTTCGGGCGTTGACATCTACCGGCTGCAGAAGTTCCAGCGTTCCAACCAGAACACCTGCATCAACCAGCGTCCGCTGGTCACCGTCGGTGACGTGATCAACAAGGGCGACATCATCGCCGACGGTCCGTCGACCGATCTTGGCGATCTGGCTCTGGGCCGCAACGTGCTCGTCGCGTTCATGCCCTGGAACGGCTACAACTACGAGGACTCGATCCTTCTTTCCGAGCGTATCGTCTCTGATGACGTGTTCACTTCCATCCACATCGACGAGTTCGAAGTGATGGCACGTGACACCAAGCTCGGGCCGGAAGAGATCACCCGTGACATCCCGAACGTGTCTGAAGAGGCTCTGAGGAACCTCGACGAGGCCGGTATTGTCTATATCGGTGCCGAAGTGGCGCCGGGTGACATTCTGGTCGGCAAAATCACGCCGAAGGGCGAAAGCCCGATGACGCCGGAAGAAAAGCTTCTGCGCGCCATCTTCGGCGAGAAGGCTTCGGATGTCCGCGATACCTCGATGCGGATGCCGCCCGGAACCTACGGCACCGTCGTCGAAGTGCGCGTGTTCAACCGCCACGGCGTTGAGAAGGACGAACGCGCGATGGCGATCGAGCGCGAGGAAATCGAACGCCTTGCGAAGGACCGTGACGACGAGCAGGCGATTCTCGACCGCAACGTCTACGGCCGCCTGTCGGACATGCTCAAGGGCAAGGCTGCAATCGCCGGACCAAAGGGCTTCAAGAAGGGCGCCGAGGTCACCGAGGAAGCGATTGCCGAGTATCCGCGTTCGCAGTGGTGGATGTTCGCCGTTGAAGACGAAAAGCTTCAGGGCGAGATCGAAGCTCTTCGTGCCCAGTACGATGATTCCAAGAAGCTGCTGGAAAGCCGCTTCATGGACAAGGTCGAAAAGGTCCAGCGTGGCGACGAACTGCCGCCTGGCGTGATGAAGATGGTCAAGGTCTTTGTTGCTGTGAAGCGCAAGATCCAGCCCGGCGACAAGATGGCCGGCCGTCACGGCAACAAGGGTGTGGTGTCCCGCATCCTGCCTTGCGAAGACATGCCGTTCCTCGAGGACGGAACCCATGTCGACATCGTGCTCAACCCGCTTGGCGTGCCATCGCGCATGAATGTGGGCCAGATCCTCGAAACCCATCTGGGTTGGGCCTGTGCCGGCATGGGCAAGCAGATCGGCGAGATGCTTGATGCCTACAATGCGGGTGGAGAGATCCAGCCGCTGCGTGACACCATCGACAGCGTCATCGGCACCGGTCCTAAGGGCGAGCCGACCAAGCAGTATGATGATCCGTCGATTGTCCGACTGGCCGAACAGACCCGTCGGGGCGTGTCCATCGCCACCCCGGTGTTTGACGGTGCGGTCGAGGCCGACATCAACATCATGCTTGAACAGGCGGGTCTCAACGTCTCGGGTCAGTCGACGCTCTATGATGGGCGTACGGGTGAAACCTTCGACCGTCCTGTGACCGTGGGCTACATCTACATGCTCAAGCTCAACCACTTGGTCGATGACAAGATCCACGCCCGTTCGATCGGTCCATACTCGCTGGTAACCCAGCAGCCGTTGGGCGGTAAGGCGCAGTTCGGTGGACAGCGCTTCGGCGAGATGGAGGTCTGGGCGCTGGAAGCCTACGGCGCGGCCTACACGCTGCAGGAAATGCTGACGGTGAAATCGGACGACGTCGCAGGACGTACCAAGGTCTACGAGGCCATCGTTCGTGGCGACGACACCTTCGAAGCCGGTATTCCGGAGAGCTTCAACGTTCTCGTCAAGGAAATGCGTTCGCTCGGGCTCAATGTTGAGCTGGAATCGGCCAAGATCGACGGCATCGCCGATCAGGACGAGTTGCCCGACGCGGCTGAATAA
- the rpoC gene encoding DNA-directed RNA polymerase subunit beta': MNHEVMNLFNNNVPAQTFDSIRISIASPEKILSWSFGEIKKPETINYRTFKPERDGLFCARIFGPIKDYECLCGKYKRMKYKGVICEKCGVEVTLSRVRRERMGHIELAAPVAHIWFLKSLPSRIGTLLDMTLKDIERVLYFENYIVTEPGLTSLKEHSLLSEEEYMLAVDEFGEDSFTAMIGAEAIFELLAAMDLEKIAGELRTELASTTSELKQKKFMKRLKIVENFMESGNRPEWMIMKIVPVIPPDLRPLVPLDGGRFATSDLNDLYRRVINRNNRLKRLIELRAPGIIIRNEKRMLQEAVDALFDNGRRGRTITGANKRPLKSLSDMLKGKQGRFRQNLLGKRVDYSGRSVIVTGPELKLHQCGLPKKMALELFKPFIYARLDAKGYSSTVKQAKKLVEKEKPEVWDILDEVIREHPVLLNRAPTLHRLGIQAFEPILVEGKAIQLHPLVCTAFNADFDGDQMAVHVPLSLEAQLEARVLMMSTNNILHPANGAPIIVPSQDMVLGLYYLSIQAENEPGQGMVFSDMGELHHALESKVVTLHTKIKGRFKTVDAEGNPVSKIFETTPGRMIMGELLPRNAMVPFDVCNQEMTKKNISRMIDTVYRHCGQKDTVIFCDRIMQLGFGHACRAGISFGKDDMVIPDSKARIVGETDTMVKEYEQQYNDGLITQGEKYNKVVDAWGKATEKVADEMMARIKSVEFHENGRQKQMNSIYMMSHSGARGSPSQMRQLGGMRGLMAKPSGEIIETPIISNFKEGLTVNEYFNSTHGARKGLADTALKTANSGYLTRRLVDVAQDCIVTQIDCGTTEGLTMTAIVDAGQVVASIGQRILGRTALDDINHPVSGENIVKAGTMVDEAQVLEIEAAGIQSVRIRSPLTCEIQTGICAACYGRDLARGTPVNIGEAVGVIAAQSIGEPGTQLTMRTFHLGGTATVVDQSFLEASYEGTVRIKNRNMLRNSDGNLIAMGRSMAVQILDEKGTERSSQRVAYGSKIYVDDGDTVKRGQRLAEWDPYTRPMMTEIEGTVEFEDVVDGVSVTESTDEATGITKRQVIDWRSTPRGTDLKPAIVIKGKDGEIAKLARGGEARFQLSVDAILSVEPGGKVSQGDVLARVPLESAKTKDITGGLPRVAELFEARRPKDHAIIAEVDGTIRFGRDYKNKRRILIEPAEDGVEPVEYLIPKGKPFHLQDGDYIEKGDYILDGNPAPHDILAIKGVEALASYLVNEIQEVYRLQGVLINDKHIEVIVRQMLQKVEITDSGDSVYIVGDNVDQIELDNVNDRLVEEGRKPAVGTPVLLGITKASLQTPSFISAASFQETTKVLTEAAVAGKIDTLQGLKENVIVGRLVPAGTGGTMTQIRRIATSRDDLILDERRKTSGAETAAPMLTDMAKEEPSPAE, from the coding sequence ATGAACCATGAGGTCATGAATCTTTTCAACAACAACGTTCCGGCGCAGACGTTCGATTCCATCCGGATTTCGATCGCCAGCCCCGAGAAGATTCTTTCCTGGTCCTTCGGCGAGATCAAAAAGCCGGAGACGATCAACTATCGGACCTTCAAGCCGGAGCGCGACGGCCTGTTCTGCGCCCGCATCTTTGGCCCGATCAAGGACTATGAGTGCCTGTGCGGCAAGTACAAGCGCATGAAGTACAAGGGCGTCATCTGCGAAAAGTGCGGTGTCGAAGTGACTTTGAGCCGTGTTCGTCGCGAGCGCATGGGGCATATCGAGCTCGCCGCTCCGGTTGCCCACATCTGGTTCCTGAAGTCGCTGCCATCGCGCATCGGCACGCTGCTCGACATGACGCTGAAGGATATCGAGCGGGTCCTGTACTTTGAAAACTATATCGTTACCGAGCCGGGCCTGACATCCCTCAAGGAGCACTCGCTGCTTTCCGAAGAGGAATACATGCTCGCCGTAGACGAATTCGGTGAGGATTCCTTCACCGCAATGATCGGTGCTGAAGCGATTTTCGAGCTTCTGGCTGCGATGGATCTCGAAAAGATCGCGGGCGAACTGCGTACGGAGCTGGCGTCGACCACCTCCGAGCTGAAGCAGAAGAAATTCATGAAGCGACTGAAGATCGTCGAGAACTTCATGGAATCCGGCAACCGTCCGGAATGGATGATCATGAAGATCGTGCCGGTGATCCCGCCGGACCTGCGTCCGCTGGTTCCGCTCGATGGCGGCCGCTTTGCGACCTCCGACCTCAACGATCTCTATCGCCGTGTGATCAACCGTAACAACCGGCTCAAGCGGCTGATCGAACTTCGTGCGCCTGGCATCATCATTCGCAATGAAAAGCGGATGTTGCAGGAAGCCGTTGACGCGCTGTTCGACAATGGCCGCCGTGGCCGAACCATCACCGGTGCCAACAAGCGCCCGCTGAAGTCGCTGTCCGATATGCTCAAGGGCAAGCAGGGCCGTTTCCGGCAGAACCTGCTCGGCAAGCGCGTCGACTATTCGGGCCGTTCGGTCATCGTGACTGGCCCCGAGCTCAAGCTGCACCAGTGCGGCCTGCCCAAGAAGATGGCGCTTGAGCTGTTCAAGCCCTTTATCTATGCCCGTCTTGACGCCAAGGGCTATTCCTCGACCGTCAAGCAGGCAAAGAAGCTGGTCGAGAAGGAAAAGCCGGAAGTCTGGGATATCCTCGACGAGGTGATCCGCGAGCATCCGGTTCTCTTGAACCGCGCGCCGACGCTTCACCGTCTCGGCATTCAGGCGTTCGAGCCGATCCTGGTTGAAGGCAAGGCCATTCAGCTGCACCCGCTGGTCTGCACCGCGTTCAACGCCGACTTTGACGGCGACCAGATGGCTGTTCACGTGCCGCTTTCGCTGGAAGCCCAGCTTGAAGCCCGCGTGTTGATGATGTCGACCAACAACATCCTTCATCCGGCCAACGGCGCACCGATCATCGTGCCGTCACAGGACATGGTGCTGGGTCTGTACTATCTTTCGATCCAGGCTGAGAACGAGCCGGGGCAGGGCATGGTGTTCTCCGACATGGGCGAACTCCACCATGCACTCGAAAGCAAGGTCGTTACACTGCACACCAAGATCAAGGGCCGGTTCAAGACCGTGGACGCCGAGGGCAACCCGGTTTCCAAGATCTTTGAAACCACCCCAGGCCGCATGATCATGGGCGAACTTTTGCCCAGAAACGCCATGGTGCCGTTCGACGTTTGCAACCAGGAAATGACCAAGAAGAACATTTCCCGGATGATCGACACCGTCTACCGCCACTGCGGTCAGAAGGACACGGTCATTTTCTGCGACCGCATCATGCAGCTTGGTTTCGGCCATGCCTGCCGCGCCGGCATTTCTTTCGGCAAGGACGACATGGTGATCCCGGATTCCAAGGCCCGGATTGTCGGCGAAACCGACACGATGGTGAAGGAATACGAGCAGCAGTACAATGACGGCCTGATCACTCAGGGCGAGAAGTACAACAAGGTCGTCGACGCCTGGGGCAAGGCCACCGAAAAGGTTGCCGACGAAATGATGGCCCGCATCAAGTCGGTCGAGTTCCATGAGAACGGCCGTCAGAAGCAGATGAACTCGATCTACATGATGAGCCACTCCGGCGCCCGTGGTTCGCCGAGCCAGATGCGTCAGCTGGGCGGCATGCGCGGCCTGATGGCCAAACCGTCAGGTGAGATCATCGAGACGCCGATCATCTCGAACTTCAAGGAAGGCCTGACCGTGAACGAGTACTTCAACTCGACTCACGGTGCCCGTAAGGGCCTCGCCGACACCGCGCTGAAGACCGCGAACTCCGGTTACCTGACCCGTCGTCTGGTGGACGTTGCACAGGATTGCATCGTCACCCAGATCGATTGCGGCACCACCGAAGGTCTGACCATGACGGCCATCGTCGATGCCGGTCAGGTTGTGGCGTCGATCGGCCAGCGTATCCTGGGCCGAACCGCGCTTGATGACATCAACCACCCAGTGAGCGGCGAGAACATTGTTAAGGCCGGCACCATGGTCGATGAGGCTCAGGTGCTCGAGATCGAGGCCGCAGGCATCCAGTCGGTGCGCATCCGCTCGCCGCTGACCTGTGAAATCCAGACCGGTATCTGTGCAGCCTGCTACGGCCGTGACCTTGCGCGCGGCACGCCTGTCAACATCGGTGAAGCTGTCGGTGTTATCGCCGCGCAGTCGATCGGTGAGCCTGGCACACAGCTGACCATGCGTACCTTCCACCTTGGCGGCACCGCCACCGTGGTCGACCAGTCGTTCCTGGAAGCGTCCTATGAAGGCACGGTCCGCATCAAGAACCGCAACATGCTGCGCAACTCCGATGGCAACCTGATTGCCATGGGCCGTTCGATGGCTGTCCAGATCCTGGATGAAAAGGGCACCGAACGTTCTTCGCAGCGTGTGGCCTACGGTTCGAAGATCTATGTCGATGACGGTGATACGGTCAAACGCGGCCAGCGCCTGGCCGAGTGGGATCCTTACACACGCCCGATGATGACGGAAATCGAAGGCACCGTGGAGTTCGAAGATGTGGTCGATGGTGTTTCGGTCACGGAATCGACAGACGAGGCAACCGGTATCACCAAACGTCAGGTCATTGACTGGCGGTCAACGCCGCGTGGCACCGACCTCAAGCCTGCGATCGTGATCAAGGGCAAGGATGGCGAGATTGCCAAGCTGGCCCGTGGTGGTGAAGCCAGGTTCCAGCTCTCGGTTGACGCAATCCTGTCGGTTGAACCCGGCGGCAAGGTCAGCCAGGGTGACGTGCTTGCACGTGTGCCGCTTGAGAGTGCCAAGACCAAGGACATCACCGGTGGTCTGCCGCGGGTGGCGGAACTGTTCGAAGCACGCCGTCCGAAGGATCACGCCATCATTGCGGAAGTCGATGGCACGATCCGTTTCGGCCGCGACTACAAGAACAAGCGCCGTATTCTGATCGAGCCTGCGGAAGATGGTGTCGAACCTGTCGAGTATCTCATCCCGAAGGGCAAGCCCTTCCATCTGCAGGATGGCGACTACATCGAAAAGGGCGACTACATCCTCGATGGCAACCCTGCGCCACATGACATCCTTGCGATCAAGGGCGTCGAGGCGCTTGCCTCCTACCTCGTCAACGAGATCCAGGAAGTCTATCGTCTGCAGGGCGTGCTCATCAACGACAAGCACATCGAAGTGATTGTCCGTCAGATGTTGCAGAAGGTCGAAATCACCGACTCCGGAGATTCGGTCTACATTGTCGGCGACAATGTCGATCAGATCGAGCTCGACAATGTCAACGACCGCTTGGTCGAGGAAGGCCGCAAGCCGGCAGTCGGAACACCGGTTCTGCTCGGCATCACCAAGGCCTCGCTGCAGACACCGTCGTTCATCTCGGCGGCGTCGTTCCAGGAGACCACCAAGGTGCTGACAGAGGCGGCGGTTGCCGGCAAGATCGACACCCTGCAGGGCCTCAAGGAGAACGTCATTGTCGGACGTCTGGTGCCAGCCGGTACCGGCGGGACCATGACTCAGATCCGCCGCATCGCAACGTCGCGCGACGATCTGATCCTGGACGAGCGTCGCAAGACGTCGGGTGCGGAAACTGCCGCTCCAATGCTCACCGACATGGCCAAAGAAGAGCCGTCGCCGGCCGAGTAA
- a CDS encoding DUF302 domain-containing protein has translation MKPWYHSIKVTATAALLLLAANSANAQDSWIIKESPASVEITADKLEAAIGAAGATVFARIDHAAGAKSIDAELEDMTLVVFGNPKIGTPIMQAEPRAGLDLPIRVLIWEDQGQTKIGYLDPDALQERYSIEGADQSFMTMKGALEKLTNAATQ, from the coding sequence ATGAAGCCATGGTATCATTCAATCAAAGTGACAGCGACCGCCGCCCTGCTCCTTCTGGCCGCCAACTCGGCGAATGCCCAAGACAGCTGGATCATCAAGGAAAGCCCGGCGTCAGTTGAGATAACAGCTGACAAGCTTGAGGCTGCGATCGGTGCGGCTGGAGCGACAGTATTTGCCCGCATTGATCATGCAGCGGGTGCGAAAAGCATTGATGCCGAACTTGAGGACATGACACTCGTGGTGTTCGGCAATCCGAAGATCGGCACGCCAATCATGCAAGCCGAGCCGCGTGCCGGCCTGGATCTCCCGATCCGGGTCCTGATCTGGGAAGATCAGGGCCAAACCAAGATCGGATATCTCGACCCGGACGCACTTCAGGAACGTTACAGCATCGAAGGTGCTGACCAATCCTTCATGACAATGAAGGGTGCATTGGAAAAGCTGACAAACGCCGCCACGCAATAG
- a CDS encoding GNAT family N-acetyltransferase, with protein MDADVEIRTARLRLLSWRESHRDAFAAMHADPEVMADLGGPIDRTSSDAKLDRYIDTYQRYRTSRWAVESRDGRFLGYAGVMARPATTHPLGFHYEIGWRFNRTAWGHGYATESASAAIEHAVRVTKLDAIVAYALPDNLRSLKVMERLGLLRRADLDFSEATEDGGIFEALVWKVEIGRYR; from the coding sequence GTGGACGCGGATGTTGAAATCCGGACCGCCCGGCTGCGCTTGCTGAGCTGGCGCGAAAGCCACCGCGATGCCTTCGCTGCCATGCACGCCGACCCGGAGGTTATGGCGGATCTTGGCGGCCCGATCGACCGCACCAGCAGCGATGCCAAACTGGATCGCTACATCGACACCTACCAAAGATACAGAACTTCCCGTTGGGCGGTGGAAAGCCGCGATGGCCGGTTTCTCGGTTATGCGGGCGTGATGGCAAGGCCCGCCACCACCCATCCGTTGGGCTTTCATTACGAAATCGGCTGGCGCTTTAACCGCACGGCCTGGGGACATGGATATGCAACCGAGAGCGCCAGTGCCGCGATCGAACATGCGGTTCGTGTCACAAAACTTGACGCCATTGTCGCTTATGCGCTCCCGGACAACCTGCGATCCCTTAAGGTTATGGAGCGACTGGGACTGCTGCGCCGGGCCGATCTGGACTTTTCGGAAGCAACCGAGGATGGCGGTATCTTCGAAGCTCTTGTCTGGAAGGTGGAGATCGGGCGCTACCGGTGA
- a CDS encoding GlsB/YeaQ/YmgE family stress response membrane protein, whose protein sequence is MGIEGLLVFLLIGAVAGWLAGIIMKGFGFGLIGNIVVGIVGAFVAGLVLPVVGISIGGGIVGSIIHATIGAVILLFVIGLIKRR, encoded by the coding sequence ATGGGTATTGAGGGGCTTTTGGTTTTCCTCCTTATCGGCGCGGTTGCCGGCTGGCTTGCCGGGATCATCATGAAGGGATTCGGATTCGGTCTGATCGGCAATATTGTTGTCGGCATCGTCGGCGCATTCGTGGCCGGCCTGGTTCTGCCTGTTGTCGGCATCTCGATAGGCGGCGGTATAGTCGGATCGATCATCCACGCCACAATTGGAGCCGTGATTCTTCTGTTCGTCATCGGGCTCATCAAGCGCCGTTGA
- the rpsL gene encoding 30S ribosomal protein S12, which yields MPTVNQLIRKPRQAPVKRNKVPALEQNPQKRGVCTRVYTTTPKKPNSALRKVAKIRLTNGYEVIGYIPGEGHNLQEHSVVMIRGGRVKDLPGVRYHVIRGVLDTQGVKNRKQRRSKYGAKRPK from the coding sequence ATGCCAACTGTAAACCAGCTGATCCGCAAGCCGCGCCAGGCGCCGGTGAAGCGCAACAAGGTTCCCGCGCTGGAGCAGAATCCGCAGAAGCGCGGCGTTTGCACCCGGGTGTACACCACGACCCCGAAAAAGCCGAACTCGGCTCTTCGTAAGGTTGCCAAGATTCGCCTGACCAACGGCTATGAAGTCATCGGCTACATTCCGGGTGAGGGTCACAACCTTCAGGAACACTCCGTGGTGATGATCCGCGGCGGCCGCGTCAAGGACCTTCCCGGCGTGCGCTACCACGTGATCCGCGGCGTTCTCGACACCCAGGGCGTCAAGAACCGCAAGCAGCGCCGCTCGAAGTACGGCGCCAAGCGTCCGAAGTAA
- the rpsG gene encoding 30S ribosomal protein S7: protein MSRRHSAEKREINPDPKFGDLVLSKFMNAIMMHGKKSVAEQIVYGALDQVEQRAKQEPVPMFHQALENVAPHVEVRSRRVGGATYQVPVDVRPERRQALAIRWLIAAARKRNETTMIERLSGELMDAANNRGSAVKKREDTHKMADANRAFSHYRW from the coding sequence ATGTCACGACGTCACAGTGCAGAAAAGCGTGAAATCAACCCGGATCCGAAGTTCGGTGACCTGGTTCTCTCCAAGTTCATGAATGCCATCATGATGCACGGCAAGAAATCTGTTGCCGAGCAGATCGTTTATGGTGCGCTTGATCAGGTTGAGCAGCGTGCAAAGCAGGAGCCGGTGCCGATGTTCCACCAGGCGCTCGAAAATGTTGCTCCGCACGTGGAAGTCCGTTCGCGCCGCGTCGGTGGCGCAACCTACCAGGTTCCCGTTGATGTGCGTCCAGAGCGCCGTCAGGCTCTTGCCATTCGCTGGCTGATTGCTGCAGCTCGCAAGCGCAACGAAACCACCATGATCGAGCGCCTCTCGGGCGAACTCATGGATGCCGCCAACAACCGCGGCAGCGCTGTGAAGAAGCGGGAAGACACCCACAAGATGGCCGATGCCAACCGTGCTTTCTCGCATTATCGCTGGTAA